One Longimicrobiales bacterium DNA window includes the following coding sequences:
- a CDS encoding carboxypeptidase-like regulatory domain-containing protein: MRIFLWILVFLGVGFASAEAQVVRGLVTEDETEAPLVGAMVILFEADGEPVDRFLTDHAGEFVIDTDHPGQYYLRVDRIGYASLTTEPFDVPVNGTFQKVSVPIRAIQLRGLDVSGARRCEVRPEEGQVTARVWEEARKALAAAAWTQATGVYRYTLLHYTREMDRDAERILDESRQFLKGSSKAPFESVPVAELIEKGFVQEVPDSGTIYHAPDANVFLSDEFLDTHCLGLRRGSGGLLGLTFAPIESRELPDVEGVLWLKEDTGQLERLRFSYVNLTTTGDVGEPGGEVLFTRLPNGTWIVRDWWIRMPLLEVTRRRGLRRTGYRDEGGVAWRVTDRSGEIVLEAATATIFGTVLDSIHFAPPPTAVTVLIDGAGDEVPTEADGAFLLPDLPEGLYSLQVRHPLLDSLGIAAPAHSVQSELGEMVHMTLRVPTLADALTAQCGGAPRPQASAPILGRVVTEAGRPMAEASVEMLWVETSTFTPPSISVPEDRLRRSRAEWRPRSEDGYTVVKTETDGRGIFVLCDVPYQSRLRLDVQTADGRTASRRPVVRSGAVVTIVIVEFEEGR, translated from the coding sequence GTGCGCATTTTCCTTTGGATACTCGTCTTCTTAGGCGTCGGCTTCGCGTCTGCCGAAGCCCAGGTGGTACGCGGCCTCGTCACAGAAGACGAGACCGAGGCCCCGCTTGTGGGCGCCATGGTCATCCTATTCGAAGCGGACGGCGAGCCGGTTGATCGGTTCCTGACCGACCATGCTGGCGAATTCGTCATCGATACGGATCACCCGGGCCAATACTATCTGCGGGTGGATAGGATCGGGTACGCGAGCCTCACGACCGAGCCGTTCGACGTTCCAGTGAACGGCACATTCCAGAAGGTGTCGGTCCCCATCCGTGCGATTCAGCTCCGCGGATTGGATGTATCAGGCGCACGCCGATGCGAGGTCAGGCCCGAGGAGGGCCAGGTGACGGCCAGAGTCTGGGAGGAAGCGCGCAAGGCGCTCGCTGCCGCAGCGTGGACACAGGCCACGGGTGTATATCGCTACACCCTGCTCCATTACACACGAGAGATGGACCGGGACGCCGAGCGAATCCTGGACGAATCTCGACAATTTCTGAAAGGGTCCAGCAAGGCCCCCTTCGAGTCGGTCCCGGTTGCAGAACTCATCGAAAAGGGATTCGTCCAGGAAGTACCTGATTCCGGCACGATCTACCATGCCCCGGACGCCAACGTCTTTCTCTCGGATGAATTCCTCGACACACACTGCCTCGGCCTCCGCCGCGGCAGCGGAGGGCTCCTTGGACTCACGTTCGCTCCAATCGAGAGCAGAGAACTCCCAGACGTCGAAGGTGTGCTGTGGCTCAAGGAAGATACCGGCCAACTCGAGAGGCTCCGCTTTTCTTACGTAAACCTCACTACGACGGGAGACGTCGGAGAACCGGGCGGAGAAGTGCTCTTCACGCGGCTTCCGAACGGCACCTGGATCGTCCGGGATTGGTGGATCCGAATGCCACTCCTAGAAGTCACCCGGCGAAGGGGACTTCGGCGGACCGGCTACCGAGACGAAGGCGGCGTGGCCTGGCGTGTCACCGACCGATCTGGTGAGATCGTCCTCGAGGCCGCCACGGCAACGATTTTCGGGACGGTCTTGGACTCGATCCACTTCGCTCCGCCACCGACTGCAGTAACTGTGCTCATAGACGGTGCCGGGGACGAGGTACCGACCGAGGCAGACGGCGCCTTCCTTCTACCTGACCTCCCTGAAGGACTCTATAGCCTGCAGGTCCGGCACCCACTCTTGGACTCCCTCGGCATCGCCGCACCAGCCCACTCGGTCCAGAGTGAGTTGGGCGAGATGGTGCACATGACTCTTAGGGTGCCCACGCTCGCCGACGCGCTCACCGCGCAGTGCGGCGGGGCTCCTAGGCCACAGGCCAGCGCTCCCATCTTGGGGCGGGTAGTCACCGAAGCTGGCCGCCCGATGGCCGAAGCGTCAGTAGAGATGCTGTGGGTGGAAACCTCAACTTTCACGCCTCCGTCAATCTCGGTACCCGAGGACCGCCTGAGGCGATCAAGAGCAGAGTGGAGACCCCGCTCTGAGGATGGCTACACCGTCGTGAAGACCGAAACGGACGGACGCGGTATCTTCGTCTTGTGCGACGTACCCTATCAGTCCCGCCTGCGACTCGATGTTCAGACCGCAGACGGTCGTACCGCTTCGCGCAGACCCGTGGTACGGTCCGGCGCGGTCGTGACTATTGTCATCGTAGAATTTGAGGAAGGGAGATAG
- a CDS encoding TonB-dependent receptor yields MTQAQKIFVAFGMVSLLAPSGVAGQEPDSVVVIEPVLVRVLKTSMASDLPYSVSVAAGRELTRASSGAFLEEAVRAIPGIQIQNRFNMAVGERISIRGHGPRAQFGIRGIRVLVDGIPATLPDGQSTIDHLDLAGLGRVEVLRGPSAALYGNAAGGVLHFRTLDPSGMPAEASARAVGGSNGLLSLQSNVSGTTGAMGYRVGVSRLTYDGYRLNTVANDGSVYGGGTRTVANGSVSLPLGGGTLRIVANGVDLDADNPGSLSQTRLDQGAREAHRFNVISGTGKEVRQGQTGISWIGDVGEWDAEIATWGIRRELVNPIPGRVVDVNRNAGGARAIFNRGVDFAEGTLAIGGGVEGELQRDRRFNFDNDGGSKGDLSLWQIERVSNGAAFVQGRVDMRAGVTFLAGVRYDRTRFKNEDKFVTIDDPDESGARVMDALSPSAGFVIDAGDDFEVFASVASSFETPTTTELVNQVSGAGGFNPALEPQKGFTVEGGLRGRLSADATLEVTLFQTKLEGELVPFEVPSDPGRTYFQNAGQSLHRGWEVAADTRLSTSVALRVAYTRVNASFEEFRTDDKDYSGNRVPGLAPRRLDALLQADIGAGFFEARGLWQDEVPVDNGGAFASPSHFLMEGRVGLDQFDAGGLLVTPFVAVSNVFDVTYNSSVVVNAFGARYFEPGPGRTFSLGMGVTFGR; encoded by the coding sequence GTGACGCAAGCCCAGAAGATCTTTGTCGCCTTCGGAATGGTGAGCCTTCTCGCCCCCTCCGGAGTCGCGGGGCAAGAGCCCGACTCGGTAGTGGTCATCGAGCCAGTGCTCGTGAGGGTATTGAAGACCTCGATGGCGTCCGACCTACCGTACTCCGTTTCCGTCGCGGCCGGTCGGGAACTCACGAGAGCCTCCTCCGGCGCCTTCCTCGAAGAAGCAGTGCGGGCGATCCCCGGCATCCAGATTCAGAACCGCTTCAACATGGCTGTAGGCGAGCGCATTTCGATTCGTGGACATGGGCCGAGGGCGCAATTCGGTATCCGCGGCATCAGAGTTCTGGTGGACGGCATTCCCGCCACGCTCCCTGACGGGCAATCGACCATCGACCATCTGGACCTGGCTGGTCTGGGAAGAGTCGAAGTGCTTCGCGGCCCCTCGGCCGCCCTCTACGGAAACGCGGCAGGCGGCGTCCTGCACTTTCGGACGTTGGACCCCTCGGGAATGCCTGCTGAAGCCTCTGCACGCGCCGTAGGTGGCTCGAATGGACTGCTGAGCCTCCAGAGCAACGTCAGCGGTACTACCGGAGCAATGGGATACCGGGTCGGTGTGTCGCGGCTCACCTACGACGGCTATCGCCTGAACACGGTGGCCAATGACGGCAGTGTGTACGGCGGTGGCACGCGCACCGTCGCCAATGGGTCGGTGTCCTTGCCTTTGGGTGGTGGCACACTCCGCATCGTCGCCAACGGTGTCGACCTGGACGCCGACAATCCGGGGTCGCTGTCGCAGACGCGCTTGGACCAAGGAGCCCGTGAGGCTCACAGATTCAACGTGATCAGTGGGACCGGAAAGGAGGTCCGCCAAGGTCAGACGGGTATTTCTTGGATCGGAGACGTTGGGGAGTGGGATGCAGAAATCGCGACGTGGGGGATCCGCCGTGAGTTGGTGAATCCGATTCCGGGGCGTGTCGTGGATGTCAATCGAAATGCAGGAGGTGCCCGCGCGATCTTCAACCGGGGCGTGGATTTCGCTGAAGGCACTTTAGCGATCGGTGGTGGCGTCGAAGGCGAACTGCAGCGCGACCGGCGTTTCAACTTCGACAATGACGGTGGCTCGAAGGGTGATTTGTCACTCTGGCAGATCGAGCGGGTCTCGAACGGCGCCGCTTTCGTACAGGGTCGCGTCGACATGCGGGCTGGCGTCACATTCCTGGCCGGGGTGCGCTATGACCGGACGCGCTTCAAGAACGAAGACAAGTTCGTCACCATCGACGACCCCGATGAGTCGGGAGCACGGGTCATGGACGCCCTCAGTCCATCCGCAGGATTTGTCATCGACGCCGGGGACGATTTTGAAGTGTTCGCCTCGGTAGCGTCCTCGTTCGAAACGCCCACCACGACCGAGCTGGTCAACCAAGTCTCCGGGGCCGGGGGGTTCAATCCCGCGCTCGAACCGCAGAAGGGATTCACCGTTGAAGGTGGGCTTCGCGGTCGGCTGAGCGCGGACGCGACCCTAGAGGTCACGCTGTTTCAGACCAAACTCGAGGGAGAGTTGGTTCCTTTTGAAGTTCCGTCCGATCCCGGCCGGACCTACTTCCAAAATGCAGGGCAGTCCCTCCATCGTGGATGGGAGGTCGCAGCCGATACTCGACTGAGCACGTCAGTCGCCCTGCGCGTCGCCTACACCCGCGTGAACGCCTCGTTCGAAGAATTCCGTACGGACGACAAAGACTACTCTGGGAATCGGGTGCCGGGTCTTGCACCGCGACGTCTCGACGCGCTTCTCCAGGCCGACATCGGCGCTGGATTCTTCGAGGCACGAGGTCTTTGGCAGGACGAAGTGCCGGTGGACAACGGCGGTGCGTTCGCCTCTCCATCACACTTCCTCATGGAAGGGCGTGTGGGACTGGATCAGTTCGATGCTGGTGGGCTGCTCGTGACACCTTTTGTGGCCGTGTCGAACGTATTCGACGTGACCTACAACAGTTCTGTCGTCGTGAACGCCTTCGGGGCCCGCTACTTCGAACCGGGACCCGGTCGCACGTTCAGTCTCGGGATGGGAGTGACCTTCGGGCGCTGA
- a CDS encoding phosphodiester glycosidase family protein codes for MGRVTRRVYALRALVALLVGAAVACTPPDEPPTLSRALAVAVVDLVRPDTVRTIRLGPGVVYRYLWSAEGPWAIHIVEAALSTRCDLVLDVLRPEVREAGRAGFETVTSMVGRSVPPILAAVNADFFTPEGRTVGSEVVEGVVVSARSRPAIGWRWNEAPWIGSANVSRDILEVGWPVPREGGDGRTEAVGGFPILLSEGVPREELGISAATRHPRTAVGYSTETGRLWLVVVDGRQPSRSSGMTLVELTALLGALGADEALNLDGGGSSVMVLRDHAVSTPSDETGERSVVNALVLRREPAACVVSARRSLPSRD; via the coding sequence ATGGGCCGGGTCACGAGGCGGGTCTACGCCCTGAGAGCCTTGGTTGCGTTGTTGGTAGGGGCCGCGGTGGCGTGTACTCCTCCCGACGAGCCTCCCACCCTCTCTCGTGCTCTTGCTGTGGCAGTGGTGGACTTGGTGAGGCCGGACACTGTGCGGACGATTCGCTTGGGTCCAGGGGTGGTCTATCGCTATCTCTGGTCCGCAGAAGGCCCGTGGGCGATCCACATCGTGGAGGCGGCGCTGTCGACGCGCTGTGACTTGGTGTTGGATGTTCTGCGCCCGGAGGTCCGGGAGGCAGGACGAGCCGGATTTGAGACAGTGACCTCGATGGTTGGACGTTCGGTTCCACCGATCTTGGCAGCCGTGAACGCGGATTTCTTTACGCCCGAAGGCCGGACTGTGGGCTCTGAGGTCGTCGAGGGTGTCGTTGTCTCCGCGCGGTCCCGCCCTGCTATTGGATGGCGGTGGAATGAGGCTCCATGGATCGGGTCAGCCAACGTGTCCAGAGATATCCTGGAGGTGGGCTGGCCGGTACCACGAGAAGGGGGAGACGGCCGCACGGAGGCTGTCGGAGGATTCCCCATTCTGCTCAGCGAGGGTGTCCCTCGCGAGGAATTGGGAATCAGTGCGGCAACGCGTCATCCGAGGACGGCGGTCGGATACTCGACGGAGACAGGTCGACTGTGGTTGGTCGTCGTGGACGGGCGACAGCCATCCCGCTCGAGCGGGATGACCCTTGTGGAACTCACCGCCCTGTTGGGTGCGCTTGGAGCCGATGAGGCCCTGAACCTGGACGGTGGTGGGTCTTCCGTCATGGTCCTTCGCGACCATGCCGTGAGTACCCCCTCAGACGAAACCGGGGAGCGATCAGTCGTGAACGCTTTGGTGCTTCGACGCGAGCCTGCCGCGTGCGTCGTCAGCGCCCGAAGGTCACTCCCATCCCGAGACTGA
- a CDS encoding threonine synthase — MADSNQLPGATHLECMGTGEQVESEQLIGLSTVGKPLFARYDLDAIKDRFTPDAVACRDADLWRYEEVLPVRDRSAQVKLGEGWTPLTDAPRTADRLGVQKLWVKNEGLNPTGSFKDRGLCLAVSRALELGAEELALPSAGNAGSAAAAYGAAAGLPVHVVVPNDTPTPILEEMRAFGADLQMIDGLISDCGKIVKQGAEEHGWFDLSTLKEPYRVEGKKTMGYELFEQLGRRLPDSIIYPTGGGTGLIGMWKAFDEMEQMGWIGSERPKMFTVQAAGCAPMVRAWESGAEHAETWEGAATYASGLRVPGAVGDFLILRALRESGGGAVAVPDHLMAEWVTFLGKDTGIFAAPEGGATAAAVPMLMEKGLISADDEVVLFNTGSGLKYVGNQPID, encoded by the coding sequence ATGGCGGATTCGAATCAGTTGCCCGGCGCGACCCACCTCGAGTGCATGGGTACTGGAGAGCAGGTCGAAAGTGAGCAGCTCATTGGACTTTCGACGGTGGGGAAGCCGCTCTTTGCGCGCTATGATTTGGACGCTATCAAGGACCGTTTTACCCCGGACGCCGTGGCGTGCCGGGACGCTGATCTCTGGCGTTACGAGGAAGTCCTCCCTGTACGAGACCGATCGGCACAGGTGAAGCTGGGTGAGGGCTGGACGCCGCTCACCGATGCGCCGCGAACCGCTGATCGCTTGGGGGTGCAGAAGCTCTGGGTGAAGAACGAAGGCCTGAACCCGACCGGTTCGTTCAAAGACCGCGGTTTGTGCCTGGCGGTATCCCGCGCCCTCGAACTCGGCGCCGAAGAGCTTGCGCTGCCCTCCGCAGGAAATGCTGGAAGCGCCGCCGCGGCATATGGCGCCGCAGCTGGATTGCCGGTGCACGTTGTCGTGCCGAACGATACCCCGACACCGATCCTGGAAGAGATGAGGGCCTTCGGAGCCGATCTCCAGATGATCGATGGCCTGATCAGTGATTGCGGGAAGATCGTGAAGCAGGGTGCCGAAGAGCACGGCTGGTTCGACCTGTCCACCCTCAAAGAGCCATATCGCGTCGAGGGAAAGAAGACGATGGGGTACGAGTTGTTTGAACAACTCGGCCGCCGTCTCCCTGATTCGATCATCTATCCCACTGGCGGTGGGACTGGCCTCATTGGGATGTGGAAGGCGTTCGACGAGATGGAACAGATGGGGTGGATCGGTTCCGAGCGTCCCAAGATGTTCACGGTCCAGGCCGCGGGCTGCGCGCCTATGGTCCGGGCTTGGGAATCAGGTGCGGAGCACGCGGAGACCTGGGAAGGTGCCGCGACGTACGCCTCCGGCCTGCGCGTTCCGGGAGCTGTGGGAGATTTCTTGATTCTGCGCGCGCTGAGGGAGAGCGGCGGTGGTGCCGTCGCTGTTCCTGATCACCTCATGGCTGAGTGGGTCACTTTCCTGGGCAAGGACACCGGTATCTTTGCGGCGCCTGAGGGTGGCGCGACTGCAGCGGCCGTCCCCATGCTGATGGAGAAGGGCCTGATCTCTGCAGATGATGAGGTCGTTCTCTTCAACACAGGCAGCGGCCTCAAGTACGTCGGGAACCAGCCCATCGACTGA
- a CDS encoding ABC transporter permease subunit — protein MSPWWIVCKKELRETFRDRRTMTMMIVVPVLLYPVLLIVSEQVLLFGMRNLESDGAAVAVVGNAPPQLLRMLDAAEGLSVVDVDGPPEEAIHSDSVTAVALIGPVPRADGTRDVTLVFDAASDRSRRGRSQLAGVVAEWGDSLLAERLQDAELPLSLAHPVSVSDSSIARPAEVGGSTLGRILPLLLVVFTLLGAFYPAIDLAAGEKERGTLETLLTAPVPSSAVVIGKFVTVALIGVVAAGLNLGSMILTFQTGILQFTGVSGLEVSIPFGSIVVIFLTLVPLAVFFGALFLGIAVRSSSFKEAQNVLTPVYMLVLIPAMLPVFSGMELGPFMALVPVAGVSFFFRDLMTGDATFVTGALVLGSTGLYAAGGLLFAARAFGNERVLFGSVDDADVDSKRGWVEKLRERSNGSGVPSPEQGLGFVAFVALLYFYGGFQLQYRFGEPGLLAAEWLLLLVPALLFVRVAGFSVRETLSLHGPSRRALLGALLLIAGATPMAWVIGWLQSFVLPIPWEILEGLEELVTAETTGRLLWLLLVLAVTPAICEEVVFRGVLLGATKKLEPWRFILLNGGVFGAFHLSFETAIRFLPTASLGIVIAWAVWRSGSIWIGMLMHALNNGSIVVLASSPSLREVFSDPEAPPPLWLIPLAAIALYSGVRVLNTSTNQSER, from the coding sequence ATGAGCCCGTGGTGGATTGTCTGCAAGAAGGAACTGCGCGAGACGTTCCGAGATCGCCGCACCATGACCATGATGATTGTGGTCCCGGTGTTGCTCTATCCAGTGCTACTCATCGTCAGCGAACAGGTGCTCTTGTTCGGCATGCGTAACCTCGAATCTGATGGTGCGGCGGTGGCGGTGGTCGGAAATGCCCCTCCGCAATTGTTGCGAATGCTCGATGCGGCCGAAGGACTCAGCGTTGTGGACGTCGACGGCCCGCCAGAGGAGGCCATCCACAGTGATTCTGTCACTGCTGTCGCGCTCATCGGACCCGTGCCGAGGGCCGATGGCACTCGAGATGTGACCTTGGTATTTGATGCCGCGTCCGATCGATCACGGAGGGGTCGGAGTCAACTTGCTGGCGTGGTTGCAGAGTGGGGAGACTCTCTTTTGGCCGAGCGCCTGCAGGATGCTGAGTTACCGCTGTCCTTGGCTCATCCGGTGTCTGTATCCGATTCCTCCATTGCGCGTCCTGCGGAAGTCGGAGGCTCCACGCTAGGCCGAATCCTCCCCCTGCTACTGGTCGTGTTCACGCTACTCGGAGCCTTCTATCCGGCCATCGATCTGGCCGCCGGAGAGAAGGAGCGCGGCACACTGGAAACACTGCTGACCGCGCCCGTACCTTCTTCAGCCGTGGTCATTGGGAAGTTCGTCACGGTAGCCCTCATCGGGGTGGTGGCGGCAGGGCTCAACCTCGGGAGCATGATTCTCACGTTTCAGACCGGCATTCTGCAGTTTACGGGAGTGAGCGGGTTGGAGGTGTCGATCCCATTCGGGTCGATTGTCGTGATCTTTCTGACATTGGTGCCCCTCGCGGTCTTCTTTGGTGCGCTGTTCCTCGGTATCGCAGTGCGGTCGTCCTCGTTCAAGGAAGCCCAGAACGTGCTGACCCCGGTATACATGCTCGTCCTGATCCCGGCCATGCTCCCTGTTTTTTCAGGTATGGAGTTGGGACCGTTCATGGCTCTGGTACCTGTCGCGGGCGTGTCGTTCTTCTTTCGAGACTTGATGACGGGCGACGCAACCTTCGTCACGGGTGCGCTTGTGCTGGGCTCTACTGGACTCTACGCGGCAGGCGGGCTGCTGTTCGCTGCACGGGCCTTTGGGAACGAGCGCGTGTTGTTCGGCAGCGTAGACGATGCCGACGTGGACTCGAAGAGAGGTTGGGTTGAGAAGCTCCGCGAACGATCCAATGGGAGCGGCGTCCCAAGTCCTGAACAGGGCCTTGGCTTCGTCGCGTTTGTGGCACTTCTCTATTTCTACGGCGGCTTTCAGCTGCAATACCGGTTTGGAGAACCGGGACTCCTGGCCGCCGAGTGGCTTCTGCTGCTTGTGCCAGCATTGCTCTTTGTACGGGTCGCGGGGTTCAGTGTGCGAGAGACGTTGTCACTTCATGGCCCTTCTCGGCGAGCCCTGCTGGGGGCGCTCCTTCTCATTGCCGGCGCCACCCCGATGGCCTGGGTGATCGGGTGGCTGCAGAGTTTTGTCTTGCCCATTCCGTGGGAAATTTTGGAGGGTCTTGAAGAACTCGTCACCGCGGAGACCACAGGTCGTCTCCTGTGGTTGCTCCTGGTTCTGGCTGTGACGCCGGCGATCTGCGAAGAGGTGGTATTTCGTGGGGTGCTGCTCGGGGCGACCAAGAAACTGGAGCCCTGGCGCTTTATTCTCCTCAACGGTGGCGTATTCGGGGCGTTTCATCTTTCGTTCGAGACTGCGATCCGGTTCCTACCGACTGCTTCCTTAGGTATCGTGATCGCGTGGGCCGTGTGGCGCTCCGGGTCGATCTGGATCGGGATGCTGATGCACGCGCTCAACAACGGCTCGATCGTCGTTTTGGCGTCGTCACCCAGCTTGCGTGAGGTGTTTTCGGACCCCGAGGCTCCCCCACCGCTCTGGCTGATCCCGCTAGCGGCGATCGCACTCTATTCCGGTGTTCGTGTGCTGAACACCTCTACCAACCAAAGTGAGAGATGA